One Sphingomonas endolithica DNA segment encodes these proteins:
- a CDS encoding cytochrome P460 family protein, protein MFTFYGRFAAGAAVVMLFGAIAIADGLPEKNVSPVFGVELPAGYRQWQVISVAHEAGNLNDIRINLGNDIAIKAFRNGQRPFPDGTMIARVAWKLVPSARNNAIFGRPQSFVAGDPTNVQISVKNARRYAATGGWGYGQFENGKANQDAALMQTCFACHAKLLASDDFVFTSYSR, encoded by the coding sequence ATGTTCACGTTCTATGGTCGGTTTGCAGCGGGGGCAGCCGTTGTGATGCTGTTCGGTGCGATCGCAATTGCAGACGGACTCCCGGAGAAGAATGTGTCGCCGGTCTTCGGCGTCGAATTGCCCGCCGGCTACCGCCAATGGCAAGTGATCAGCGTTGCGCACGAGGCCGGTAATCTTAATGATATCCGTATAAATCTCGGCAATGATATTGCCATAAAGGCATTCCGCAACGGCCAAAGGCCGTTCCCGGACGGTACGATGATCGCCCGCGTTGCCTGGAAGCTCGTGCCGTCCGCACGCAACAACGCGATCTTCGGCCGGCCGCAGTCGTTTGTAGCTGGCGACCCGACCAACGTGCAGATCTCTGTGAAGAACGCGCGGCGGTACGCCGCAACGGGTGGCTGGGGCTACGGCCAGTTCGAGAACGGCAAAGCGAACCAGGACGCGGCGTTGATGCAGACCTGCTTCGCGTGCCACGCTAAGCTGCTCGCGTCCGACGACTTCGTCTTTACGTCTTACTCGCGCTGA
- a CDS encoding SDR family NAD(P)-dependent oxidoreductase, whose protein sequence is MHDRLKSKIAVITGASTGIGLATAKVFAAEGATVYITGRRQAALESAVAEIGHGAMGVQTDSANLDDLDRLYDRVKAEAGRIDVLFANAGGGGLLPLGQITEEQVDDTFGRNVKGVIFTVQKALPLMGKGGSIILTGSTAGSRGTAAFSVYSASKAAVRNLARSWAIDMKGTGIRVNVLSPGPVRTPGLVSLAGDDAVQQQELLDYFVTLIPLGRVGEAEEIAKAALFLASDDASFVNGSELFADGGTAQV, encoded by the coding sequence ATGCACGATCGTCTGAAGAGCAAGATCGCAGTCATCACCGGTGCATCGACCGGCATCGGACTCGCGACAGCTAAGGTCTTTGCGGCCGAAGGTGCGACGGTTTACATCACTGGCCGCAGGCAGGCCGCGCTCGAGAGCGCGGTAGCCGAGATCGGCCACGGAGCGATGGGTGTCCAAACCGATTCAGCAAACCTCGATGATCTCGATCGCTTGTATGATCGGGTGAAGGCCGAGGCGGGCCGCATCGACGTGCTATTCGCCAATGCTGGCGGCGGCGGGTTACTGCCACTCGGGCAGATCACAGAAGAGCAGGTCGACGATACCTTCGGCAGGAACGTCAAGGGCGTCATCTTTACCGTGCAGAAGGCGCTGCCGCTGATGGGCAAAGGCGGCTCAATCATCCTGACAGGGTCGACCGCTGGATCGAGAGGCACGGCGGCGTTCAGTGTCTATTCGGCGTCCAAGGCCGCCGTCCGCAATCTGGCGCGCAGCTGGGCAATCGACATGAAGGGCACCGGCATCCGCGTCAACGTGCTCAGTCCCGGCCCGGTCCGCACACCGGGGCTCGTCAGCTTGGCCGGCGACGATGCTGTGCAGCAGCAGGAGCTGCTCGACTATTTCGTGACGCTGATCCCCTTGGGGCGAGTTGGCGAGGCGGAGGAGATCGCAAAAGCGGCGCTCTTCCTAGCGTCCGACGACGCAAGCTTCGTGAACGGCTCCGAGCTGTTCGCGGATGGCGGGACGGCTCAGGTCTGA
- a CDS encoding response regulator, translating to MTVDDHPALRDGVATMLEHEPDMTVVAEAENGAEAVATFAEVRPDVTLMDLQMPVMNGLEAITRIRATCSTARFIVLTTYAGDVQAVQALKAGAASYLLKSTLRRELLDAIRAVHAGRRYLAPGIAQDIALHSADDVLTQRELSVLQLVADGKPNKVIAWELSISDDTVKAHLRSIFAKLDVNDRTHAVTVALRRGAIQLR from the coding sequence ATGACGGTCGATGATCATCCGGCACTGCGCGACGGGGTTGCGACGATGCTCGAGCACGAGCCCGACATGACGGTCGTGGCGGAAGCCGAAAACGGCGCAGAGGCGGTCGCCACCTTCGCGGAAGTGCGCCCCGACGTCACCCTGATGGACCTTCAAATGCCCGTCATGAACGGACTGGAAGCGATCACGCGGATACGCGCTACGTGTTCTACCGCTCGCTTCATCGTTTTGACGACGTATGCCGGGGACGTGCAGGCGGTACAGGCGCTAAAGGCCGGTGCAGCAAGCTATCTGCTGAAAAGCACATTGCGGCGCGAACTACTCGACGCCATTCGTGCGGTGCATGCCGGCCGTCGATACCTAGCGCCCGGCATCGCGCAGGACATCGCGCTCCACTCTGCCGATGATGTGCTGACCCAGCGTGAGCTGAGCGTTTTGCAACTCGTCGCTGATGGCAAGCCGAACAAGGTCATTGCTTGGGAGCTGTCGATTTCCGACGATACGGTAAAGGCACATTTGCGCAGCATTTTTGCTAAACTCGACGTCAACGACAGAACTCACGCGGTGACCGTTGCCCTGCGCCGCGGCGCTATCCAGCTCCGCTAA
- a CDS encoding two-component regulator propeller domain-containing protein, which yields MLVRRILVAISTVYGSMSATPAYSLDPALSIAQYKHTRWTVDDGAPPGMSFIVQGKEGFLWIGAKDGLYRFDGLTFEAIPPQRQIGDRQSVTALLAARDGSLWVGYAAGGIARYAAGVLRDAGVPNPTQHIQQLIQTRDGAIWGLLGRSERPLVRFSNGKWEDIGADWGLPRIQGVRLLEARDGTLWFAASSALYSLRAGSKRFDLSRFTLMGSGALAQGPDGNVWVADKTSARAIGPGRATRFPYLVPYTPRGRRAIFDRDGNLWGNSDSGIYRIRAPDPRGEASASMAHTKVDRFRESASLASDNVNAIVEDREGNIWVTTDQGLDRFRAVSVVAEPLLNKVPQWGNVMLAATNGEVFVGQEDGVFRVRPRGNPEQVLAAEGDAEAMCQGPDGDIWMVMQHRIVRFREQPIARLRKPVTRQSINDCAVDRHGRLFLTAGEGLIARVGNGWRIHKLADDDQTGGAMPIIVRSDGKLLTYASSRSLRVYAPPRFTDFVLGRRAAIRHLRTIYDTPDAILLGGRFGLAKVRGTSVRFLAANRAPAVSGTVGIVSTPEGDTWLMSRSNISRIATASLDRAFDDAGWNPPIRTFDFRDGLMSGGHLYGKRDAVRGGDGRLWFATMAGTVRIDPAHLPRNRLPPPVAISILRVDGVIRRDPTSFVVQPGASKIAIDFSALSLGIPERVQVRYQLDGIDDGWIDPGAVRRASYANLSPGRYRFRVIAANEDGVWNTKGAALDLTIRPTFFQSTAFLALCIVAGLLLLWLAYSVRMRQLTARVRGRFEAQLAERERIARELHDTLLQGFQGLVLRFQSVANRMPPGSSLKGAIDEALEHAEDVLTEGRNRVNDLRIASSDEDLAGAIVEEVEKLGLHPALPVSVTTEGQVRPLVVVVREELLRIAGEAIRNAVQHSGASRIEVLLLYGRRVQLSVRDDGRGLPNDVADAGSRPGHFGLVGMRERAERVGGEITIVSLPGQGTEVYVTVPGRLAYLAGRTRAERAL from the coding sequence ATGCTGGTTCGCCGCATCCTGGTCGCGATCAGCACGGTGTACGGCTCAATGAGCGCGACGCCGGCATATTCGCTCGATCCCGCTCTTTCCATCGCTCAATACAAGCACACGCGCTGGACGGTGGATGACGGTGCACCCCCCGGGATGAGCTTTATCGTGCAGGGTAAGGAAGGTTTTCTCTGGATCGGCGCCAAAGACGGCCTGTATCGCTTTGATGGACTGACCTTCGAAGCGATACCGCCGCAGCGGCAGATTGGGGATCGCCAGTCCGTCACCGCGTTGCTGGCGGCGAGGGACGGCAGCCTGTGGGTCGGCTATGCCGCTGGCGGGATCGCACGCTACGCGGCGGGTGTGCTGCGCGATGCCGGTGTGCCGAACCCGACCCAACATATACAGCAGTTGATCCAGACCAGAGACGGCGCGATCTGGGGGCTGCTCGGCCGCAGCGAGCGTCCGCTGGTTCGGTTCTCAAACGGCAAATGGGAGGATATCGGCGCCGATTGGGGGCTGCCCCGCATTCAAGGCGTGCGCCTGCTTGAAGCGCGCGACGGAACATTGTGGTTTGCCGCCTCAAGCGCACTCTATTCGTTGCGCGCGGGGTCGAAGCGATTTGATCTATCGCGCTTCACTCTAATGGGCAGTGGCGCACTAGCGCAGGGACCGGATGGAAACGTGTGGGTCGCCGATAAGACAAGCGCCCGCGCCATCGGTCCTGGCCGTGCAACCCGATTCCCGTATCTCGTGCCATATACGCCACGAGGCCGGCGCGCTATTTTTGATCGTGACGGCAATCTGTGGGGCAATTCAGACTCCGGGATCTATCGTATTCGTGCCCCAGATCCACGGGGCGAAGCCTCTGCTTCGATGGCCCATACCAAGGTCGATCGCTTCAGGGAAAGCGCCTCGCTGGCGTCCGACAACGTCAACGCAATCGTCGAGGACCGCGAGGGCAACATCTGGGTCACCACGGATCAGGGTCTTGACCGTTTTCGGGCCGTCTCCGTCGTTGCCGAACCTCTGCTCAACAAGGTTCCGCAATGGGGCAATGTGATGCTCGCGGCCACGAATGGTGAGGTATTCGTCGGGCAGGAGGATGGCGTCTTCCGTGTGCGTCCGCGAGGAAATCCTGAGCAGGTGCTGGCGGCGGAGGGCGACGCTGAAGCCATGTGCCAGGGCCCCGACGGCGACATTTGGATGGTAATGCAGCACCGCATTGTACGCTTTCGGGAGCAGCCAATCGCAAGGCTGCGCAAGCCAGTGACTCGCCAGTCGATCAACGACTGTGCAGTAGACCGGCATGGCAGGCTGTTCCTGACAGCGGGTGAGGGATTGATTGCGCGTGTCGGGAACGGCTGGCGCATCCATAAGTTGGCCGACGACGATCAGACCGGCGGGGCGATGCCGATCATCGTTCGCAGCGACGGCAAGCTCCTGACGTACGCCTCGAGCCGTTCCTTGCGTGTCTATGCCCCGCCGCGCTTTACCGACTTTGTGCTCGGCCGCCGCGCTGCCATTCGCCATCTACGAACGATCTATGACACCCCGGACGCCATCTTACTTGGTGGCCGCTTCGGATTGGCCAAGGTTCGAGGCACCAGCGTCAGGTTCTTGGCTGCGAACCGCGCACCTGCCGTATCCGGCACCGTAGGTATCGTTTCGACGCCAGAAGGCGACACATGGCTGATGAGTCGGTCCAATATCAGCCGTATTGCAACTGCCAGCCTCGACCGCGCATTCGACGATGCGGGGTGGAACCCGCCGATCAGAACTTTCGACTTCCGTGACGGTCTGATGAGCGGCGGTCATCTGTACGGCAAACGCGATGCCGTCCGCGGCGGCGATGGCCGGCTCTGGTTCGCCACAATGGCGGGCACGGTACGGATTGATCCGGCGCATCTGCCACGCAATCGATTGCCGCCACCCGTCGCAATCAGCATTTTGAGAGTCGACGGCGTAATCCGTCGCGACCCGACGAGCTTCGTTGTGCAGCCCGGCGCAAGCAAGATCGCGATCGACTTCAGCGCACTGAGCCTCGGCATTCCGGAGCGTGTGCAGGTACGCTATCAACTAGACGGCATCGACGACGGCTGGATCGATCCGGGCGCGGTCCGGCGCGCCTCCTATGCCAACCTCAGCCCCGGCCGCTACCGTTTCCGGGTGATCGCCGCAAACGAGGACGGCGTCTGGAATACAAAGGGCGCCGCCCTCGACTTGACGATACGCCCGACCTTCTTCCAGTCCACGGCTTTCCTTGCGCTCTGCATCGTCGCAGGATTGCTACTGCTATGGCTAGCCTATTCCGTGCGGATGCGCCAATTGACGGCGCGTGTGCGCGGCCGATTCGAGGCGCAGCTGGCCGAGCGTGAGCGAATCGCGCGTGAGCTCCACGACACGCTCCTGCAGGGATTCCAAGGACTGGTGCTTCGGTTCCAATCCGTAGCAAACCGGATGCCGCCCGGCAGTTCGCTGAAAGGGGCGATCGATGAAGCACTAGAGCACGCGGAGGATGTGCTCACGGAAGGGCGCAACCGGGTTAACGATCTGCGGATCGCAAGCAGCGACGAGGACCTCGCCGGTGCGATCGTAGAAGAAGTTGAGAAGCTAGGTTTGCACCCGGCCTTACCGGTTTCGGTCACCACCGAAGGGCAGGTCCGCCCGCTGGTTGTAGTGGTCCGCGAGGAGTTGCTTCGGATTGCGGGAGAGGCGATCCGCAACGCCGTCCAACATTCTGGCGCATCGCGGATCGAGGTCCTTCTGCTTTACGGCCGCCGAGTTCAGCTTAGTGTAAGGGACGATGGCCGAGGCCTTCCCAACGACGTGGCTGATGCCGGCAGCCGGCCTGGCCATTTCGGTTTGGTCGGCATGCGCGAGCGGGCGGAACGTGTGGGCGGCGAGATCACAATTGTTAGCCTTCCGGGGCAAGGGACGGAAGTATATGTTACCGTACCTGGGCGCCTCGCCTACCTTGCGGGTCGAACACGCGCCGAGCGCGCTCTATGA
- a CDS encoding winged helix-turn-helix domain-containing protein yields MDQITIGRNPLDTAATAEGRVEQRRGLTDNRTMCFGKFSVCPGARVLRLGTVPVPLGSRAFDLLIVLLRSRGRLVTKDEIVREVWPSTFVDESNLRFQMGVLRKALGPERDRIKTIPGRGYIFVDNEENAPPAQPQHAVATMPNAASESFIMIVEPDAEERNAMAMLLRALKVSVLSFKSVEEVAAFTVAPLKLTA; encoded by the coding sequence ATGGATCAGATAACGATCGGCAGGAACCCACTCGACACTGCTGCAACGGCTGAAGGACGCGTAGAACAGCGTCGCGGCCTTACCGACAATCGAACGATGTGTTTCGGCAAGTTTTCAGTCTGCCCTGGCGCTCGCGTCTTGAGGCTTGGCACCGTCCCTGTGCCGCTGGGTAGTCGCGCGTTCGATCTCTTGATCGTTCTCCTGCGCTCCCGCGGCAGGCTTGTCACGAAGGACGAGATCGTTCGGGAAGTATGGCCATCGACTTTCGTTGACGAGAGCAACCTGCGCTTTCAGATGGGTGTCCTGCGGAAAGCGCTAGGACCCGAACGCGATCGCATCAAAACCATCCCAGGCCGCGGCTACATCTTCGTCGATAACGAAGAAAACGCGCCGCCGGCGCAGCCCCAGCATGCGGTCGCTACGATGCCAAACGCGGCATCGGAAAGCTTTATCATGATTGTCGAACCCGACGCAGAAGAACGCAACGCTATGGCGATGCTGCTGCGCGCCTTGAAGGTCAGTGTTCTCAGTTTCAAATCGGTCGAAGAGGTCGCGGCATTCACCGTTGCGCCGCTCAAATTGACTGCCTGA
- a CDS encoding dienelactone hydrolase family protein, producing the protein MGDHIEITTKDGAFAAYRAVPAALPAPAVVVLHEVFGVNADIRQTCDDLAAHGVIAIAPDLFWRQKPGVDLDVRSEADWNTGLALYQAYDRDLGVDDVAATVRAAAVINGATGKVGVLGYCLGGLMTFLAAARSHVDAAVAFHGADTEKYLGEAPSITVPMLVHLAGEDEFMPEPARAAITAALATHANVQVFTYAGCHHAFSRHNGAHNDAKAAALANQRTWSFLTAMLRTAP; encoded by the coding sequence ATGGGCGATCACATTGAAATCACGACGAAGGACGGCGCGTTCGCCGCGTACCGGGCGGTCCCCGCGGCATTACCGGCACCGGCAGTAGTTGTGTTGCACGAAGTGTTCGGTGTGAATGCGGACATACGCCAGACCTGCGATGATCTTGCAGCGCACGGCGTCATCGCGATCGCACCGGACCTGTTTTGGCGTCAGAAACCGGGCGTTGATCTTGACGTGCGATCGGAAGCCGACTGGAATACGGGATTGGCGCTGTACCAAGCTTATGATCGCGATCTCGGCGTGGATGATGTCGCAGCTACCGTCCGTGCTGCTGCCGTCATTAACGGTGCTACCGGCAAGGTGGGCGTCCTCGGCTATTGTCTGGGCGGGCTGATGACGTTCCTGGCGGCCGCCCGTAGCCATGTTGACGCTGCTGTCGCCTTCCACGGTGCCGACACGGAGAAATATCTCGGTGAAGCCCCCTCGATTACCGTGCCGATGCTGGTGCACCTTGCCGGAGAAGACGAGTTCATGCCCGAGCCAGCACGCGCCGCGATCACGGCCGCACTGGCGACGCACGCCAACGTTCAGGTGTTCACCTACGCGGGATGCCACCACGCGTTTTCAAGGCACAATGGTGCTCATAATGATGCGAAAGCTGCCGCGCTCGCCAACCAGCGTACCTGGTCGTTCCTGACCGCCATGCTCCGAACGGCACCGTAG
- a CDS encoding alpha/beta fold hydrolase has translation MSTVKTKDGAEIFYKDWGQGPVVMFSHGWPLNADAWEDQLFTLASHGYRAIAHDRRGHGRSSQTWEGNDMDTYADDMAAVVQALDLRDVTHVGHSTGGGEVTRYIGRHGTSRVKAAVLVSAIPPTMLKTDRNPGGLPISVFDDIRKGVATDRSQYYHDLAEFFYSANRPGSIVTQGIKDAFWLQSMQAGLKGSYDCVKQFSESVFYDDLAKFDVPTLIIHGDDDQIVPIDDAGRMTVNLVGGAVLKVYAGAPHGLMVTHRDRFNADLLEFIES, from the coding sequence ATGAGTACAGTTAAGACCAAGGACGGTGCCGAGATCTTCTACAAGGATTGGGGCCAAGGGCCTGTCGTCATGTTCTCGCATGGCTGGCCGCTCAATGCGGACGCATGGGAGGATCAGCTCTTCACGCTGGCATCCCATGGCTATCGCGCCATCGCGCATGATCGCCGCGGTCACGGCCGCTCGAGCCAGACCTGGGAGGGTAACGACATGGATACGTATGCCGATGACATGGCGGCGGTAGTACAGGCGCTGGATCTGCGTGACGTAACGCATGTCGGCCACTCGACCGGTGGGGGCGAAGTGACTCGTTATATCGGCCGACACGGGACGTCGCGTGTCAAAGCGGCCGTGCTGGTCTCAGCGATTCCGCCAACGATGCTCAAGACCGACCGCAATCCTGGCGGTTTGCCGATCAGCGTATTCGACGACATCCGCAAAGGTGTCGCTACCGACCGCTCGCAATATTACCACGATCTCGCTGAGTTCTTCTACAGTGCGAACCGGCCAGGATCGATCGTGACGCAGGGCATCAAGGACGCCTTCTGGCTGCAATCGATGCAAGCTGGGCTGAAGGGTTCGTACGACTGCGTCAAACAGTTCTCCGAAAGCGTGTTCTACGATGATCTGGCGAAGTTCGACGTGCCGACGCTGATCATCCATGGTGACGACGACCAAATCGTGCCGATCGACGACGCCGGCCGCATGACCGTCAACCTCGTCGGGGGGGCGGTGCTTAAGGTCTATGCCGGGGCGCCGCATGGCCTCATGGTCACACACCGCGACCGCTTCAACGCCGACCTGCTCGAATTCATCGAGAGTTAA
- a CDS encoding DUF4399 domain-containing protein, protein MIIADPPLAGPLAEGRVFIQCHTEHLRLVPVFGEAALNVSPRIGHVHVTVDNAPWHFVDASGETIVAVGLPPGEHQIPVELADPTHRVVDQTLVRLRVPERPTITNAG, encoded by the coding sequence ATGATCATTGCCGATCCGCCGCTTGCGGGTCCGCTCGCAGAAGGGCGCGTGTTCATCCAGTGTCATACCGAGCATCTGCGGCTCGTGCCCGTGTTCGGGGAAGCCGCACTCAATGTATCTCCGAGGATCGGGCATGTTCACGTGACCGTGGACAACGCCCCATGGCATTTCGTCGACGCGAGCGGCGAGACGATCGTGGCGGTCGGTCTTCCACCCGGCGAGCACCAGATTCCCGTCGAACTTGCCGATCCGACACACCGCGTCGTCGATCAAACCCTCGTCCGGCTCCGCGTGCCGGAGCGACCAACCATCACCAACGCCGGTTAA
- a CDS encoding class I fructose-bisphosphate aldolase, which translates to MRIITAPRFDGRPILAAILFERTMDGQAEGQSIPAYLRNRGIVPFLKIDQGLEPEADGVRLMKPMAGLSDLLERARSLGVFGTKMRSVVNRADPVGISAVVDQQFELAEQVAAAGLMPILEPEVSSAAPDRATAESHLMAEITKRLDALSGDRQVMLKLTIPEQPDGYAPLVGHHRVARLLALSGGLSRGVACDRLAQNHGLIASFSRALLADLDYHMDDATFNRTLGGAIEQIYTASTVKRWR; encoded by the coding sequence GTGCGTATCATAACCGCGCCCAGGTTCGACGGCCGCCCTATACTAGCAGCGATCCTCTTCGAACGGACGATGGACGGGCAGGCGGAGGGGCAGTCCATTCCCGCTTATCTGCGCAACCGCGGTATCGTGCCCTTCCTCAAGATCGACCAGGGTTTGGAGCCAGAGGCAGATGGCGTGCGGCTGATGAAACCCATGGCCGGCCTTTCCGATCTGCTCGAGCGCGCGAGATCACTGGGCGTGTTCGGGACCAAGATGCGGTCGGTCGTAAATCGGGCCGATCCTGTCGGGATTAGTGCCGTGGTCGACCAGCAGTTTGAACTTGCCGAACAGGTTGCCGCAGCGGGGCTAATGCCGATCCTCGAACCCGAAGTTTCCAGCGCGGCGCCTGATCGGGCGACGGCCGAGAGCCACCTAATGGCGGAGATTACCAAACGCCTGGACGCCCTGAGCGGTGACCGGCAAGTGATGCTAAAGCTCACCATTCCCGAACAGCCCGACGGCTATGCGCCGCTTGTCGGCCACCACCGCGTGGCCCGCTTGCTCGCGCTGTCAGGCGGTCTGTCACGTGGCGTCGCTTGCGACCGGCTAGCGCAGAACCACGGCCTGATAGCCAGTTTCTCTCGCGCGCTCCTGGCAGATCTCGACTATCATATGGATGATGCGACCTTCAACCGGACGCTTGGCGGCGCGATCGAGCAAATCTATACCGCGTCTACGGTGAAGCGCTGGCGCTAG
- a CDS encoding MBL fold metallo-hydrolase: MTTITRSPVLHTLALAAGIALAAGGAHGSPYSAINAAAAVDPVKVQKLRGGIAMLSGSGGNIGALAGADGLFLVDAGIAISKAKIEAALRTVGNGPVRYVVNTHWHWDHADGNGWLRRAGATIIADRQAQLRLTETLRIVEWEHTFTPISPADLPQEVLSADRIMHFGDQTIAIGQYRPGHTDGDMSVYFKQADVLATGDTFWNGMYPFIDYVGGGDIDGAIRAADANLLLAGTGTQIIPGHGPVGDRAQLIAFRDMLVTVRSKVAALKKQGMSEEQVVASRPTAALDATWGRALINGALFTRLVYRGV; encoded by the coding sequence ATGACGACAATCACCAGATCACCAGTGCTACACACCCTTGCACTAGCAGCAGGGATCGCGCTTGCCGCGGGCGGTGCTCACGGTAGCCCCTACTCCGCGATCAACGCCGCTGCAGCCGTAGACCCCGTCAAGGTGCAGAAATTGCGCGGGGGGATTGCGATGTTATCCGGGTCGGGAGGAAATATCGGAGCGTTGGCGGGAGCCGACGGTCTTTTTCTTGTCGATGCCGGCATCGCCATCTCCAAAGCCAAGATCGAGGCCGCTTTGCGAACTGTGGGTAACGGCCCTGTGCGCTACGTCGTCAACACGCATTGGCATTGGGATCATGCCGATGGCAACGGGTGGTTGCGGCGGGCCGGAGCGACGATCATTGCTGATCGACAGGCCCAGCTTCGCCTTACCGAGACGCTCCGCATAGTAGAATGGGAGCACACTTTCACGCCCATCTCGCCAGCTGATTTGCCCCAAGAAGTCTTGTCGGCCGATCGGATCATGCACTTCGGGGATCAGACGATTGCCATCGGCCAATACCGTCCAGGCCATACCGATGGCGACATGTCGGTGTACTTCAAGCAGGCTGACGTGCTGGCGACCGGCGACACGTTCTGGAACGGTATGTATCCCTTCATCGACTATGTCGGCGGCGGTGACATCGATGGCGCGATCCGCGCCGCCGATGCCAACCTGCTTTTGGCCGGGACCGGCACCCAAATCATCCCAGGACACGGCCCGGTCGGCGACCGCGCGCAACTGATCGCCTTCCGCGACATGCTGGTGACGGTCCGGTCCAAGGTCGCTGCACTCAAGAAGCAGGGGATGTCGGAGGAGCAGGTCGTTGCTTCAAGGCCGACCGCGGCACTCGATGCCACGTGGGGGCGCGCGCTGATCAACGGCGCGCTGTTCACGCGGCTTGTGTATCGCGGGGTGTAA